In the Bacillus sp. FJAT-42376 genome, AAAAGCCAGTCCGGCATTAAAGATGTTATGAAGGCCAGGAATGGAAAGCTGAATAAAATGGCCTCTGTTTTCTGTTTCGCTGAAGATAGCTGCAGGAAACGTACTCGTTTTCCAATCTGAAAGCCGAAGATCACAATCGATTCCTTCACCGAAAGTAAAACACTCTTTGCCTGTGTCCCTAATGGTATTCACAAGCCTTTGTCCCCATATGCTATCGGTATTAATAAATGCCGCACCGGATGGGGACAGCTGCTGAAACAGCCTTGATTTCACGGAGAAATATTCTTCCATTGTATGGTGGTAATCCAAATGGTCCCGGTCCAAATTCGTAAAAAGAGCGTAATCAAATTCAATACCTTCTACACGGTGCTGACTGATGCCATGTGAGGAAACCTCCATGACCACATATTCATCCCTGCTGCTGAAAAGCAATTTTTGAAGCTCCAGGCTGTCAGGTGTGGTATTAGATGCGGGAATCCATTTCCCATTTATGTAATTTGCGATGGTTCCGAAAAGAGAGCAGCTGTACCCGGCAGTCTCCAGGATATGTTTGAGCATAAAGGCCGTTGTCGTTTTCCCATTTGTTCCTGTTATTCCGATCATTTTATGTTTCCTTTGAGGGTCACCGTAAAACGCTGCTGCTAACTTAGCCATTTGTTTTCGGATTTCGCCCAGTTGGATATAAGGGACTTCCAGATGAGTGATGTTTCTTTCACCTGCAACCGCTGCTGCCCCCGCTTTTATGGCTGCGTCAATATATTCATGGCCATCCGCCTCATAGCCGCTGATGGCCATAAAAAGATTTCCTGGCTTTACGCATCTTGAATCGGATGCAATCCCTGATATCTCTATTGCCCTCCACATATTTGGCGCCGGTTCGGTGCTTATGGATGATTCCAAAAGTAACTGGTGCAAATTCATAGGTGCCAATCTCCTTCGTTTATCTTTCTCACATGGTTCGAAACCTTAGCGCTTTTTCTATCCATTTTGATACGGCCTTGTTTTTTGATGTTATTATTTCCTAAAAAAAGGGATGGATATCCGTTATTAAATGGAAAAGAATCCGATAAAAAAACCCATATAAAAAAGAGGCTGGGACAAAAGGTTTCCTTCTATTAAAAAAGCACTGTTAAACTTAGCTGTTGATTGCAGCTAACAGGCTCTCGATTCAATCAACTGGGTTAAAAAAATCAACTACATGCTTTAACATAGCGAAAAA is a window encoding:
- a CDS encoding UDP-N-acetylmuramoyl-L-alanyl-D-glutamate--2,6-diaminopimelate ligase, with the protein product MNLHQLLLESSISTEPAPNMWRAIEISGIASDSRCVKPGNLFMAISGYEADGHEYIDAAIKAGAAAVAGERNITHLEVPYIQLGEIRKQMAKLAAAFYGDPQRKHKMIGITGTNGKTTTAFMLKHILETAGYSCSLFGTIANYINGKWIPASNTTPDSLELQKLLFSSRDEYVVMEVSSHGISQHRVEGIEFDYALFTNLDRDHLDYHHTMEEYFSVKSRLFQQLSPSGAAFINTDSIWGQRLVNTIRDTGKECFTFGEGIDCDLRLSDWKTSTFPAAIFSETENRGHFIQLSIPGLHNIFNAGLAFLSALKMGLDERGIQDALMTFPGVPGRNEIYKKDHQPTFVVDYAHTADALLHCLKTARECGAVNVYHVFGFRGGRDESKRWEMVKLSSELSDRYILTLDDLNGTKEEDMTAELENLQNQFGNEKGSVMRDRTLAIQHMMSLSTPEDWIVVTGKGAEAYQQTFELPAATDGEAIRYIQGQNAGRKFE